A region of Candidatus Diapherotrites archaeon DNA encodes the following proteins:
- a CDS encoding DUF2283 domain-containing protein: MEKISLHYDKEGDILEIVIGKPKKAVCGEIGEDILERKDAKSGKTVGYTILNFEKRFDSKKSTRISLPASGKTE, translated from the coding sequence TTGGAAAAAATAAGCCTGCACTACGACAAGGAAGGCGACATACTTGAGATAGTCATCGGAAAGCCGAAAAAAGCGGTCTGCGGGGAAATTGGAGAGGACATACTGGAAAGAAAAGACGCCAAAAGCGGCAAAACAGTCGGGTATACCATTCTGAACTTTGAGAAACGGTTTGACTCAAAAAAATCCACGCGCATATCCCTGCCGGCAAGCGGAAAAACAGAATAA